A part of Saccharicrinis carchari genomic DNA contains:
- a CDS encoding response regulator, with protein MSVLISIYVLFSFILAYTLKFVFAQVLFSKERAMINSQNNRTSRDEQIADLSRQIRTPLSNITGILDILGKTNLSDDQRDYINTIHASANNLVNVVSNMVSTTKSNELRIQEEKISFNLFSTLNNTIRLFSENNSKQKFSLSFSAEVPSNMTGNAIKTKQIFLNILNSIAKYNLSENKEITIEVSRTNNMPGTLELLFKITATGNIPFPKEYRSDESLYGTDILLLNTSKHIQFLELGLTQKLIEQDGHLLSIKPEADKTTFEFGITFKESTQSYSVKNIKEKVSNSTSFYKPSVDIKDANILLVEDNFSNQQIIILYIKNLVNKIEVAYNGKEALDKFGKTKYDLILMDVQMPIMDGLKATKKIREIEKSTNTHIPIIAITANAFPEDKERCIASGMDDYISKPFQTEELVSKLKAHLK; from the coding sequence ATGAGTGTTCTTATTTCTATTTATGTGTTGTTTTCATTTATTTTGGCTTACACCCTTAAGTTTGTTTTTGCCCAGGTACTCTTCAGTAAGGAACGGGCAATGATAAACTCGCAAAACAATCGTACATCAAGAGACGAACAAATTGCCGATTTATCCAGGCAAATACGTACCCCTTTAAGCAACATTACAGGCATCCTGGATATCTTGGGTAAAACAAACTTAAGCGACGATCAGCGCGATTACATCAATACCATACATGCCTCGGCCAATAATTTGGTCAATGTAGTTTCCAATATGGTATCTACAACAAAATCAAATGAGCTTCGCATTCAGGAAGAAAAAATAAGTTTCAACCTATTTTCTACACTAAACAATACGATTAGGCTATTTTCCGAAAACAACAGCAAACAAAAGTTCAGCCTTTCGTTTTCGGCAGAAGTCCCTTCTAACATGACGGGTAATGCTATTAAAACAAAGCAAATTTTTCTTAACATCTTAAACTCCATTGCTAAATACAACCTGTCCGAAAACAAAGAAATTACTATTGAGGTGAGCCGAACCAACAACATGCCTGGTACCCTTGAATTATTATTTAAAATTACCGCTACCGGCAATATCCCTTTCCCTAAGGAGTACCGATCCGACGAGTCGCTTTATGGTACCGACATATTATTGCTAAACACCTCCAAGCACATTCAGTTTTTAGAGTTGGGGCTAACCCAGAAGTTGATAGAACAAGACGGTCATTTGTTATCCATAAAGCCGGAAGCAGACAAAACCACTTTTGAATTTGGCATTACCTTTAAGGAAAGTACGCAAAGCTATTCGGTTAAAAACATAAAAGAAAAAGTTTCAAATAGCACCTCGTTCTACAAACCTTCGGTTGATATTAAAGATGCTAATATTTTGTTGGTGGAAGACAATTTCAGCAACCAGCAAATAATTATTTTATACATTAAAAACCTGGTAAATAAGATTGAGGTAGCCTACAACGGTAAGGAAGCGCTCGATAAGTTTGGTAAAACCAAGTACGATCTGATTTTGATGGACGTTCAAATGCCCATTATGGATGGGCTCAAGGCAACAAAGAAAATTAGAGAGATTGAAAAGAGTACAAACACACATATACCTATCATAGCCATTACAGCCAACGCTTTTCCTGAAGACAAAGAACGGTGCATAGCCAGCGGAATGGACGATTATATAAGCAAACCCTTTCAAACGGAAGAGTTGGTGAGCAAATTAAAAGCCCATCTAAAATAA
- the ettA gene encoding energy-dependent translational throttle protein EttA, which translates to MSDDKKIIFSMVGVSKVVPPQKKILNNIYLSFFYGAKIGIIGLNGSGKSTLMKIIAGVDKNFQGEVVSSQGYSVGYLEQEPWLDDEKTVKQVVEEGVQEVVDVMSAYNQVNEKFGDADVLDNPDKMDALIKEQARLQEKIDQYDAWNLDSKLERAMDALRCPEEDKLIKYLSGGEKRRVALCRLLLKEPDVLLLDEPTNHLDAESVQWLEQHLQQYKGTVISITHDRYFLDNVAGWILELDRGEGIPWKGNYSSWLEQKTKRMAQEEKTASKRRKTLERELEWVRMAPKARHAKSKARLSAYDKLMDEDTKAKEEKLEIFIPNGPRLGDKVIEAHGVSKAFGDRLLFEGLEFVLPKNGIVGVIGPNGAGKTTLFRMIMGQEKADKGTFEVGETVKIAYVDQTHQDIDPEKSIYQVVANGQETIKMGGRELNSRAYLSRFNFAGSDQEKKCAVLSGGERNRLHLAMTLREEGNVLLLDEPTNDIDVNTLRALEEGLEGFAGCAVVISHDRWFLDRIATHILAFEGDSGVYYFEGSFSEYEENKKRRLGDVEPKRLRYKKLMS; encoded by the coding sequence ATGTCTGACGATAAAAAAATAATTTTTTCGATGGTTGGCGTAAGCAAGGTGGTGCCGCCCCAAAAAAAGATACTAAACAATATTTACCTTTCTTTTTTCTATGGAGCCAAGATTGGTATCATAGGTTTAAATGGCTCAGGAAAGTCAACCTTGATGAAAATTATCGCTGGTGTGGATAAGAATTTCCAGGGCGAAGTGGTTTCATCGCAAGGTTATTCGGTGGGTTACCTGGAGCAAGAACCATGGTTGGATGATGAAAAAACGGTAAAGCAGGTAGTGGAAGAAGGCGTACAGGAAGTGGTTGACGTGATGAGCGCCTACAATCAGGTGAACGAAAAGTTTGGCGATGCTGATGTCCTGGATAACCCGGATAAAATGGATGCACTTATTAAGGAACAAGCACGCTTGCAGGAAAAGATAGATCAGTACGATGCGTGGAACCTGGACAGTAAGTTGGAACGGGCTATGGATGCGCTGCGCTGTCCGGAAGAGGATAAATTAATTAAATATCTGTCGGGAGGCGAAAAGCGTAGGGTGGCACTCTGCCGCTTATTGCTTAAAGAGCCCGACGTGCTTTTGCTGGATGAGCCTACTAACCACCTGGATGCCGAATCGGTACAATGGCTCGAGCAACACTTGCAACAGTACAAAGGAACGGTGATTTCGATTACCCACGACCGCTATTTTTTGGATAATGTGGCGGGTTGGATTTTAGAACTCGACAGGGGAGAGGGTATCCCGTGGAAAGGTAATTACTCATCCTGGTTAGAGCAAAAAACCAAACGCATGGCCCAGGAGGAGAAAACAGCTTCTAAGCGACGCAAAACATTGGAGCGCGAGCTTGAATGGGTTAGGATGGCACCCAAGGCCCGTCATGCCAAATCCAAAGCCCGTTTGTCGGCCTATGATAAGTTAATGGATGAGGACACCAAGGCTAAAGAAGAAAAACTGGAGATATTTATCCCTAATGGCCCCAGGTTAGGCGACAAAGTAATTGAGGCACATGGCGTTTCCAAGGCTTTTGGCGATCGTTTGCTTTTTGAGGGTTTGGAATTTGTGCTGCCTAAAAATGGTATTGTGGGTGTAATAGGTCCTAATGGAGCAGGTAAAACCACCTTGTTTAGGATGATAATGGGGCAGGAGAAAGCAGATAAGGGTACTTTTGAAGTGGGCGAAACGGTAAAAATAGCTTATGTTGATCAAACACACCAGGACATAGATCCCGAAAAGTCAATTTATCAGGTGGTAGCCAACGGGCAAGAAACCATAAAAATGGGGGGGAGAGAGTTGAACTCCAGAGCTTACCTGAGCCGTTTTAACTTTGCAGGTTCGGATCAGGAAAAAAAATGTGCGGTACTATCGGGTGGTGAGCGAAACCGCTTGCACCTGGCCATGACCCTTCGCGAAGAGGGTAATGTGCTGCTGCTGGATGAGCCTACCAACGATATTGATGTAAACACGTTAAGAGCCCTCGAAGAAGGTCTGGAAGGCTTTGCCGGTTGTGCCGTCGTTATTTCGCACGACAGGTGGTTTTTAGATCGTATAGCCACGCATATACTTGCGTTTGAAGGTGATTCGGGGGTGTATTATTTTGAAGGTTCGTTTAGTGAATATGAAGAAAATAAGAAACGTCGCCTGGGCGATGTTGAACCGAAGCGATTAAGGTATAAAAAGCTAATGAGTTAA
- a CDS encoding ExbD/TolR family protein produces the protein MGKRDVPEVNAGSMADIAFLLLIFFLVTTTMDTDSGLARLLPPPVPENQEPPPPIKDRNVFTVLINSKNQLLVKGKPMKIGELKDAAKEFVLNPNRDEKLPEFKQEEIEFFGLYEVSKGVISLQNDNGTQYAQYLMVQNELQRAYNELRNELARRKWDKDYEQLDDDQQKAIRKIYPQKISEAEPKNIGKN, from the coding sequence ATGGGAAAAAGAGATGTACCTGAAGTAAACGCCGGTTCTATGGCCGACATAGCGTTCCTTCTGCTCATATTCTTCCTTGTAACCACTACCATGGATACGGACTCCGGATTGGCCAGGCTTTTGCCACCACCGGTGCCCGAAAATCAAGAGCCGCCACCGCCAATTAAAGACAGAAACGTTTTTACGGTGCTTATTAACAGTAAAAATCAGCTGTTGGTAAAAGGTAAACCCATGAAGATAGGTGAACTCAAGGATGCTGCTAAAGAATTTGTTTTGAATCCGAACAGGGATGAAAAATTACCGGAGTTTAAACAAGAAGAGATCGAATTTTTTGGTCTTTACGAAGTTTCAAAAGGGGTAATTTCTTTGCAAAATGACAATGGAACCCAGTATGCACAATATTTAATGGTTCAAAATGAACTTCAAAGGGCATATAATGAGTTGCGAAATGAACTGGCTCGAAGAAAATGGGATAAAGATTACGAACAACTGGATGATGATCAACAAAAGGCGATTCGTAAAATTTATCCTCAAAAAATTTCAGAAGCAGAACCTAAAAACATCGGTAAAAATTAG
- a CDS encoding asparaginase, giving the protein MKRKVLIIYTGGTIGMAIDPDTNSLVSFDFSMIEEKVPEIKRFDFNVDSTSFSPIIDSSDMKPEVWIKLATIIQDNYPKYDGFVVLHGTDTMAYTASALSFMLHHLGKPVVFTGSQLPLSTIRTDGKENLITALDIASTYENGLAKVPEVCIFFQDKLFRGNRTTKYNAEHFRAFRSDNYPPLAEAGVHVKYNNPYIHKVDPEAAFSVAKNMDNRVGLLKIFPGISSTFLQAVLQAPGLKALVLETFGSGNAPTDKYFLGLIEKALRNDLIILNVTQCLAGSVAMGRYETGIHLMEMGVYNGGDMTTEAAITKLMYLLGNTLNIDEVKIGLNKSLKGEIYL; this is encoded by the coding sequence TTGAAACGAAAAGTACTTATAATATATACAGGTGGTACAATAGGTATGGCTATCGACCCGGATACCAATTCGCTGGTGTCCTTTGATTTTTCGATGATTGAAGAAAAAGTGCCGGAAATAAAACGTTTTGATTTTAATGTGGACAGTACTTCGTTTAGCCCCATCATCGATTCCTCCGACATGAAACCGGAAGTGTGGATAAAGTTAGCTACCATTATTCAGGATAATTATCCAAAATACGATGGCTTTGTAGTGTTGCACGGTACCGATACCATGGCCTATACGGCAAGTGCATTAAGTTTTATGTTGCATCATCTGGGTAAGCCTGTGGTTTTTACCGGTAGTCAGTTACCCCTGAGTACTATCCGTACAGATGGTAAAGAAAACCTTATTACTGCCCTGGATATCGCATCAACGTATGAAAACGGATTGGCCAAAGTGCCTGAGGTGTGTATCTTTTTTCAAGACAAGCTTTTCAGGGGCAATAGAACAACAAAATATAATGCAGAACATTTCAGGGCTTTCCGCTCTGACAACTATCCTCCCCTGGCCGAAGCCGGGGTTCATGTAAAATACAACAACCCCTATATTCATAAAGTAGATCCCGAGGCCGCTTTTTCGGTTGCTAAAAATATGGACAATAGGGTAGGTTTATTAAAAATTTTTCCCGGTATCAGCAGCACCTTTCTACAGGCGGTTCTCCAAGCTCCCGGATTAAAAGCTTTGGTTTTGGAAACATTTGGTTCGGGAAACGCACCTACCGACAAATATTTTTTGGGTTTAATAGAAAAAGCACTCCGAAACGACCTTATTATTTTAAATGTAACACAGTGTTTGGCGGGGAGCGTAGCCATGGGAAGATACGAAACGGGTATACATTTGATGGAGATGGGTGTGTACAATGGTGGCGATATGACAACAGAGGCGGCAATCACTAAACTTATGTACTTATTAGGTAATACATTAAATATAGATGAGGTTAAAATTGGATTAAATAAATCATTAAAAGGCGAAATCTACCTGTAA
- a CDS encoding PEP/pyruvate-binding domain-containing protein, translating into MDSASSFTDTQFNKLMQKRIQSVLLISSSYDAFLLEEDGRIEEQIFNEYVSLNLRYPPRFIQVTNAEDALRIVQNEPIDLIISMLSVGGMNPFCLAKQIKNDYPDIPIVVLTPFSREVSIKLSQEDTSAIDYVFCWLGNADILVAIIKLIEDEMNAAHDILTVGVQCILLVEDSIRYYSSYLPIIYRIVFNQSKKFMSEALNEHQKMMRMRGRPKILLARNYTEAVHLYKKYRANLLGVISDVTFTKNNEKYNHAGIELAEMVKKDDPYMPFLLQSSDISVAEVAKSIRVGFLHKYSKSLLQELKQFLKIYLAFGDFIFTDPVTQCEVGRVSNLKQLQEQLFVLPDDSLRYHFQRDHVSKWLKARALFAISDVIKSLSVDDFESLEATKQFIYDTIVNFRISKNRGVIATFDIKNYDRLVKFARIGEGSIGGKARGLAFLNTVLSKKADYLYFDNLDITIPRTVVIATDVFEQFMESNNLYQIALSDKSDEEILDCFVQSKLPPKAHLYLRKFISVIDNPIAIRSSSVLEDSHYQPFAGIYSTYMVSNTDEVEVVLKQISDAIKCVYASVYFKSSKAYMRATMNIIDEEKMGIVLQEVVGQQHNNRFYPTISGVARSINFYPIAPEKTEDGIVNVALGLGKQIVEGGTSLRFSPKYPKKALQLSSTEFTIKDTQKEFFALDMDNTTFKPSVNDGINLQRLSIRTALKDGSLKWLGSVFDHQNNIIRDGVGREGIPLVTFANILKHDALPLASMLQRLLELGQDKMNQPVEIEFAVDLQIPNAKPIFYLLQIRPIVELEEAIGEEVESLDPAKQLIYSTSALGNGVINDICDVVFVKTNGFSAANMINMVPVIEKINSTLLEKDTNYILIGPGRWGSQDPWLGVPVKWAQISGARLIVETAMDGFSVDPSQGTHFFQNLTSLRVGYLTVNRFAGSDYYNESLLLQQPAVYEDEWIKHVRFSKPLLVKINGKKGLASVSNPLF; encoded by the coding sequence ATGGATTCCGCAAGCTCATTTACAGATACACAGTTCAATAAGTTAATGCAAAAACGTATCCAGTCGGTACTGTTGATTTCGAGCAGTTACGACGCTTTTTTATTGGAGGAAGATGGTAGGATAGAAGAACAAATTTTTAACGAGTATGTATCGTTAAACCTACGTTACCCACCCCGGTTTATACAGGTAACAAATGCAGAAGATGCCCTGCGCATAGTACAAAACGAACCAATTGATTTAATTATCTCCATGTTAAGTGTTGGAGGCATGAATCCTTTTTGCCTGGCCAAACAAATAAAAAATGACTATCCGGATATTCCCATCGTTGTTTTAACACCCTTTTCGCGAGAGGTGAGTATTAAATTATCGCAGGAGGATACCAGTGCCATCGATTATGTGTTCTGCTGGCTGGGTAATGCCGATATACTGGTGGCCATCATTAAGCTCATTGAAGATGAGATGAATGCCGCTCACGATATTTTAACCGTAGGGGTACAGTGTATTTTATTGGTTGAGGACTCTATACGCTACTATTCCAGTTACCTTCCTATCATCTATCGGATTGTGTTTAACCAGTCGAAAAAATTTATGAGCGAAGCGCTTAATGAACATCAAAAGATGATGCGAATGCGTGGTAGGCCTAAAATATTATTGGCACGTAATTATACAGAAGCCGTACACCTTTATAAAAAATACAGAGCTAATCTATTGGGAGTAATATCAGATGTTACTTTTACCAAAAACAACGAAAAATATAACCATGCGGGGATTGAATTGGCCGAAATGGTTAAAAAGGACGACCCTTACATGCCCTTTTTATTACAGTCGTCTGACATTTCGGTGGCAGAAGTGGCTAAATCTATAAGGGTGGGTTTTTTACATAAATATTCAAAAAGCCTTTTGCAGGAATTGAAACAATTTTTAAAAATATACCTGGCCTTTGGCGATTTTATATTTACCGATCCCGTAACACAATGTGAAGTGGGCAGAGTAAGCAATTTAAAACAATTGCAGGAGCAACTGTTTGTACTGCCTGACGATTCATTGCGGTATCACTTTCAACGGGACCATGTATCAAAATGGCTTAAAGCCAGGGCACTTTTTGCCATATCTGATGTGATTAAAAGCTTGAGTGTCGACGATTTTGAATCACTCGAGGCCACAAAGCAATTTATCTATGATACGATCGTAAATTTTAGAATATCAAAAAACAGAGGTGTTATTGCTACTTTTGACATTAAGAATTACGATAGGTTGGTAAAATTTGCGCGCATCGGGGAGGGGTCTATTGGAGGTAAAGCACGAGGGCTGGCGTTTTTAAATACCGTACTTTCTAAAAAAGCAGACTATCTTTATTTTGACAATCTGGATATTACCATACCGCGTACCGTGGTTATTGCTACTGATGTTTTTGAACAGTTTATGGAGTCGAACAACTTGTATCAGATAGCACTCTCGGATAAATCTGATGAGGAGATATTAGATTGTTTTGTTCAATCCAAATTACCGCCTAAAGCTCATTTGTATCTGCGTAAATTTATTTCTGTTATAGATAATCCTATTGCTATACGTTCCTCTAGTGTGTTAGAGGATAGCCATTACCAACCTTTTGCCGGAATCTATTCTACTTACATGGTTTCTAATACCGACGAAGTGGAAGTGGTGCTGAAACAAATAAGCGATGCTATAAAGTGCGTGTACGCCTCGGTTTACTTTAAATCGAGCAAAGCCTACATGCGGGCCACAATGAATATTATTGATGAGGAAAAAATGGGCATTGTATTGCAAGAAGTGGTAGGTCAACAGCATAATAATCGGTTTTATCCTACGATATCGGGCGTAGCTCGGTCGATCAACTTTTATCCCATTGCACCCGAAAAAACTGAGGATGGTATTGTTAACGTAGCGCTTGGCTTGGGTAAACAGATTGTGGAGGGAGGAACTTCGCTGCGTTTTTCGCCCAAATACCCTAAAAAAGCATTACAATTATCCAGTACAGAGTTTACTATTAAAGATACGCAAAAGGAATTTTTTGCGCTGGATATGGATAATACCACTTTTAAGCCTTCGGTAAATGATGGTATTAACCTGCAACGCCTTAGTATTCGGACAGCACTTAAGGATGGTTCCTTAAAATGGTTGGGCTCCGTTTTCGACCATCAAAATAATATTATACGCGATGGTGTGGGCAGGGAAGGTATTCCTCTGGTTACCTTTGCCAATATCTTAAAGCATGATGCATTGCCATTGGCAAGTATGCTGCAACGTCTTTTGGAGTTGGGGCAAGATAAAATGAATCAACCGGTAGAGATAGAGTTTGCGGTAGACCTGCAAATACCCAATGCCAAACCAATATTTTATTTGCTTCAAATAAGACCTATAGTAGAGCTCGAAGAGGCTATTGGAGAGGAGGTTGAAAGCCTGGATCCGGCAAAGCAGTTGATTTATTCAACATCGGCATTGGGCAACGGTGTAATTAATGATATTTGCGACGTGGTTTTTGTTAAAACCAATGGGTTCTCGGCAGCTAATATGATAAATATGGTACCTGTTATAGAAAAAATAAACAGTACCTTATTGGAAAAAGATACCAATTACATTTTAATAGGGCCCGGTAGGTGGGGCTCGCAAGATCCCTGGCTGGGGGTTCCGGTTAAGTGGGCTCAAATATCGGGTGCACGACTTATTGTGGAGACGGCCATGGATGGGTTCTCCGTTGATCCGAGCCAGGGAACGCACTTTTTTCAAAACCTCACCTCTTTGCGTGTGGGATATTTAACGGTAAACAGGTTTGCAGGCAGTGATTATTATAACGAATCTCTTTTGCTACAACAACCGGCGGTATATGAGGATGAATGGATAAAACACGTTCGATTCAGTAAGCCCCTATTGGTTAAAATAAATGGTAAAAAGGGTCTTGCTTCCGTGTCAAACCCGCTATTTTAG
- a CDS encoding TatD family hydrolase encodes MSIIDTHTHIYASQFSKDRDDVIQRAFDSGVDTLLMPNIDVDSVIPMLQIEDKYPGKCISMMGLHPTSVDENYMEQLKAMELWFSKRKFCAVGEVGIDLYWDKTFLSQQIDAFKIQLSWAQKYNLPVVMHVRDSFDEIFQVLDGFDLDGITGVFHSFSGNDDQAQKALSYGCFKLGINGVVTFKNSNLGEVIKKQGLKHLILETDAPYLTPVPYRGKRNEPSYLKFIKAKLAALFKTSEMKVEKVTTHNAKQLFKL; translated from the coding sequence ATGTCCATTATTGATACGCACACGCACATTTACGCATCACAATTTAGCAAGGATAGGGATGATGTCATTCAGCGGGCTTTTGATTCAGGCGTAGATACCCTACTAATGCCCAATATTGATGTAGACTCTGTTATCCCGATGTTACAGATTGAAGATAAGTATCCCGGAAAATGTATTTCAATGATGGGCTTGCATCCAACATCGGTTGATGAAAACTATATGGAGCAGTTAAAAGCAATGGAGCTGTGGTTTAGTAAGCGTAAATTTTGTGCCGTAGGTGAAGTAGGTATCGATTTATATTGGGATAAAACATTTCTAAGCCAACAGATTGACGCTTTTAAAATCCAGCTTTCCTGGGCGCAAAAGTACAATCTTCCTGTAGTAATGCATGTTCGTGATTCCTTCGATGAAATTTTTCAGGTACTCGATGGTTTTGATCTTGACGGTATTACAGGAGTGTTTCATAGTTTTTCGGGAAATGACGATCAAGCCCAAAAAGCATTGTCATACGGTTGTTTTAAGTTAGGTATAAACGGTGTTGTTACGTTTAAAAATTCTAATTTAGGCGAAGTAATTAAAAAGCAAGGTTTAAAACATTTGATTTTAGAGACCGATGCACCTTACTTAACCCCAGTGCCTTATAGGGGTAAGAGGAACGAACCTTCGTACCTTAAGTTTATAAAAGCTAAATTAGCAGCGCTATTTAAAACAAGCGAAATGAAGGTAGAAAAGGTAACTACCCACAACGCCAAGCAACTATTTAAGCTCTAA
- a CDS encoding MotA/TolQ/ExbB proton channel family protein codes for MKKLFAFFAVFGMMTLGASTIYAQDETGAQDVETVEEVASQGADEEMAVEEVATDQAEAPKGIHKQIKAKFIEGGAGFMSFVLLCLIFGLALCIERIIYLNLASTNTKKLLQNIENALSEGGVEAAKEVCRNTRGPVASIFYQGLDRADEGMDVVEKSVVSYGSVQMGLLEKGLTWISLFIAIAPMLGFMGTVIGMIEAFDKIQAMGDISATAVAGGIKVALITTVSGLIVAIILQVFYNYIVSKIDGIVNTMEDASISLLDILVKYNMKK; via the coding sequence ATGAAAAAGCTATTTGCGTTTTTTGCAGTTTTCGGAATGATGACTCTTGGAGCATCAACAATTTATGCGCAGGATGAAACTGGAGCACAAGATGTAGAAACTGTTGAGGAAGTTGCCAGCCAAGGGGCTGATGAAGAGATGGCTGTAGAAGAAGTAGCTACAGACCAAGCCGAAGCCCCCAAGGGGATTCACAAACAAATCAAAGCCAAATTTATCGAGGGTGGTGCTGGTTTCATGAGCTTTGTGCTTTTGTGTCTAATCTTTGGATTGGCATTGTGTATCGAAAGAATCATTTATTTGAATCTTGCTTCCACAAACACAAAAAAATTGCTTCAGAACATTGAAAATGCCTTGAGCGAAGGGGGTGTTGAAGCTGCAAAAGAAGTTTGCCGTAACACACGCGGACCTGTTGCATCAATTTTTTATCAAGGATTGGATCGTGCCGACGAAGGTATGGACGTAGTTGAGAAATCAGTGGTTTCTTACGGATCGGTTCAGATGGGTCTTCTGGAAAAAGGGCTGACATGGATTTCGTTGTTTATCGCTATTGCACCTATGCTCGGGTTTATGGGTACGGTAATCGGTATGATCGAAGCCTTTGACAAGATTCAGGCTATGGGTGATATCTCGGCAACGGCTGTGGCGGGTGGTATTAAAGTAGCACTTATTACTACAGTATCGGGTTTGATTGTAGCCATCATTCTGCAAGTGTTTTACAACTACATCGTTTCTAAAATCGATGGTATTGTTAATACAATGGAAGATGCTTCTATCTCCCTGTTAGATATTTTGGTAAAATACAACATGAAAAAATAA
- a CDS encoding ExbD/TolR family protein, whose amino-acid sequence MAKFRKKKSEGQAAINTASLPDIVFMLLFFFMVSTTMKEVTMKVSIQAPEATELAKLEKKSLVTYIYVGVPTKQYQGMYGTEPRIQLNDAFATVGDIQSYIAQEREAMKENDRPKMTTSIKADYDTPMGIITEIKQALRKAQALKINYSARQKSEY is encoded by the coding sequence ATGGCAAAGTTTAGAAAGAAGAAAAGTGAAGGGCAAGCTGCCATTAACACAGCATCTTTGCCTGATATCGTTTTCATGCTTTTATTCTTCTTTATGGTGTCTACAACTATGAAGGAGGTAACCATGAAGGTGAGTATCCAAGCTCCTGAAGCAACCGAGTTGGCAAAGTTGGAAAAAAAGAGTCTGGTAACCTATATTTATGTTGGAGTACCCACAAAACAATATCAGGGAATGTACGGTACCGAACCGCGTATTCAGCTTAACGATGCGTTTGCAACAGTAGGAGATATTCAAAGTTATATAGCACAAGAACGTGAGGCCATGAAAGAGAATGACCGTCCGAAAATGACAACCTCTATTAAGGCCGACTATGATACCCCGATGGGAATTATAACCGAAATAAAGCAAGCATTGCGTAAAGCGCAGGCGCTTAAAATTAATTATTCGGCGCGTCAAAAATCAGAGTATTAA